The window TTGTCGTCGCTCTCGACTACATACCAGGGAGCCTCCGAGATGTCCGTATGGACGAACATCTCGTCCTTTGCACGGGAGTAGGCCTCCCAGCGGGTGATCGATTCCAGGTCCATCTGCGAGAGCTTCCATCGGCGGGTGGGATCCTGGAGCCGGCGTCGGAACCGTTCCTCCTGCACGGCGTCACTCACCGAGAACCAGTACTTGCGCAACAGAATGCCGTCCTCCACGAGCATTCGCTCGAAGATCGGGCATTGGCGAAGGAACCTCTGGTGTTCCTCCATGGTGCAGAAACCCATGACGCGCTCGACGCCCGCGCGGTTGTACCAGCTCCGGTCGAGGAGGACCACCTCCCCTGCAGCTGGAAGATGCTCTGTGTACCGCTGGAAGTACCACTGGCTGCGCTCGCGCTCGGTGGGCTGCGGCAGGGCGACGATGCGTGCTACCCGGGGATTGAGGTGTTCAGTGACGCGCTTGATCGTGCTGCCCTTGCCGGCCGCGTCACGTCCCTCGAACACCACGACGAGTCGTGCGCCTTCGGCCCGTACCCACTCCTGGAGCTTCACGAGCTCGGTCTGGAGTCGGTACAGCTCCGGTTCGTACAGC is drawn from Streptomyces sp. NBC_01717 and contains these coding sequences:
- the ppk2 gene encoding polyphosphate kinase 2 — protein: MADEKGTGRPGKLRRSLYEPELYRLQTELVKLQEWVRAEGARLVVVFEGRDAAGKGSTIKRVTEHLNPRVARIVALPQPTERERSQWYFQRYTEHLPAAGEVVLLDRSWYNRAGVERVMGFCTMEEHQRFLRQCPIFERMLVEDGILLRKYWFSVSDAVQEERFRRRLQDPTRRWKLSQMDLESITRWEAYSRAKDEMFVHTDISEAPWYVVESDDKRRARLNMIAHLLSSVPYETVTPPVIEIPRRPPATGYQRPPRDLQTYVPDHASELGT